ATCATCGGGGTACTTTTAACTAATAGCAGGTTTGAAATGAGATGGAGGTGGCAATAAATGCGAGTAAACATCACGTTGGCGTGCACCGAGTGTGGCGAGCGTAACTATATCTCCACAAAGAACAAGCGCACCACTACTGAACGTGTTGAACTGAAAAAGTATTGCTCCCGTGACAAGAAGCAAACCCTTCATCGCGAGACGAAGTAATGGTTGATGCGACGAAGTCAGGGG
This genomic stretch from Brevibacillus brevis harbors:
- the rpmG gene encoding 50S ribosomal protein L33, giving the protein MRVNITLACTECGERNYISTKNKRTTTERVELKKYCSRDKKQTLHRETK